In Silene latifolia isolate original U9 population chromosome 6, ASM4854445v1, whole genome shotgun sequence, the genomic window ttaacccaaactatataatatttgcattaagatcccttaatcgggtccatcacatggtgctattgatttaaaactatataatataattaatttgtataactttctttaattacattgaagtcccttggtttctggatttaatatatagtattgatttacAGGGGCTTAGAGACGTGGAAAAACTAAACAAAggtgatgtagatctccgacttggaaatggagctagggtagccgccacttcaagagggacttatgtacttgttttagctaatggctttgagttgtacttacataattgttattttgtaccttctttatctaagaacatcatttccgttgccatgttagacatggaaggtttttcttttgctattaagaGCAATAGTTGTGAACTTTCTAGGAATGACTTTGGCCATAGGTCATGCcacttcaattaatggcatttatgttcttgaaacttctagctcaagcaaagatatctataacatgcaatcaaaaagactcaaaacaagtgatccaaatgaatcatacatttggcattgtcgattaggtcacataaataaaaagcgcattaaaagactagtgtcgactggtgtaattaaatcaTTTGATTACCAATTATTTGGTGTATGCGAATCGTGTCTTCTAgggaaaatgactcgtaatccatTTAGTTGTAAAGGCACACGAGCAAATGATTTATTGGgtctaatacatgccgatgtatatggaccaatgactatcaccgctagaggaaattatgacttcttcgtcacttttaccgatgacttaagtagatatgggtatgtctacttaatcaaATTTAAAAGTGAAGTTTTCgataaattcaaggaatttcaaaacgaaatagagaaccaattgaacacgAAGATTAAAGCACTTTGATCCGATCTtagtggagaatatcttagtaatgaatttgatcaCATTTAAAGGGATGTGGCATTgtatcacaactcactccacctggcacgctacaactaaatggtgttgccgagaggagaaatcgaaccttacttgatatggttcgatctatgatgagtcattcTGATTTACCTGATTCCTTTTGGGGATTTGCTCTTCAATCGGCCGTTCACTCACTCAATCGTAGTCCAACTAAAGCAACcgagaagactccatatgagatgtgaaAAGTAAAGGTCCCTAATTTGTCTTACCTTaagatttggggttgtgatgctcatGTCAAAGTTAAGCCTGACAATAAGCTAGCCGCAAGATCTCAAAAGTGTACATTTGTAGGTTATCCAAAGGAAACATATGGCTTTTACTTCTACATCCGtcatgagaacaaagtgtttgttgctcgtgaggctgtcttcctagaaaataAGTTTATTTATAGAAGACAgattgggagaaaatttgaacttgatgaagttcatgAGCCACAAACGGAAGAGAGGATGCAAGAAGATTTTCCTTCCTCGTCTAACCCAAACGTTGTTCCttccgaacctaggaggtcagagagagtcagtcgccaacctgatagatacataggtattatcgaggaagatgacAACTTagacgtgttacttttagaaagtgacgaacctgcaacctacaaagctgcaatttccagtccaaattcaactttatggcaagaagccatgcaatccgaaataaattctatgcatgaaaattaagtttgggacttggttgatttgcctCAAGGTGTAAAACCTCTCCAATGCAAATAGATCTTTAAGATAAAGAATGTCATAGAAGGGCATGAtgattgataccgtcgtttagtatcaaaaataaaatttataataccgactactactatagatagtggtagcacgggtcgatccgcagggaggtagggaatttaTAGTTGATCTAAATTTTAGTCTAAGGAAGTTGGGGGTTTTGGATTTTGAACTATATCTAAATGCgattaaaaataaatattaactaAAATGCAAATAAACAAGGCAAAAAAATAAGATGATTGTTAACTAAAattaaaagaatgctaagacgttTGGTTCACTGTAGTTGCGACGACagtatctaagtaagtctgataaatcacgataggtgggcaaataagaagtcctcttggtccaacttaacaagtagggcctctcagcctatgctactagtccctaggtctcactaatactagctctcgccctgaaaagtgattcccaatgcctaaattacttatctctcgatcttagcgtaatttagtcgtttcaattggtagtctatttcccttccctatctttcgatcttctgggttggtcaattcctcagtatttaacaagtctcctctcggtctcgttgtcaaatattgcaattaaaacattgaaacggtgctaatctatcgcgcgtcagtcgatcgaccagctaagccAGTCGAGGGACCAacgggtccagtcgatcgaccaaggtccgacatcaggtttactaatctacgtcgtcttcgcTGCAGATCCCCTCACACCTTAGCACGGGGTAATTAGCTATGCATATTTAATCTAACTACAACTACGAGATTGATAATAACGATAAAAGGGTGCATAATTGAAGTAATTAAATGATAGAATTGCATAAATTAAAACTAGGGCTATAGGAACTAACTACTAATTCCATACTAATGAAGGAATTAAAGtaaaataaactgaaattaggaagAAGAATACCGAAATAAGAAAGGCAGGAACTGAATCCGAATGCTAAAGATAACTTTATtgataaaactaaactaattgaAATCCGATGTAAAACTAAACTAATCTACCGTTCTTCTCTCATGCCAGAGAGACCTCCCCCAAACTGATGAATGATGTTTTACTTTTATAGAGAAGTCCtgtaacttattcctaaacctaattacaagtgggctttggAATTATAATTTTAATTTGCACGTCATAGTCGTGGGGTGTTCGATCGATCACTGAGACCAGTCGAttgaccaagggtgctgtacagtaatgcattctgacgaattcggcaacgcgcaccgatcttaaaacagctgccatttcttcgttacttggttaaATCAGgtgttctatgcggcgttggaaagctaagaggataagctttcaacTCCAAGTGGAATcagtcgattatctgctctagaactcaagatatagccatctgaataaggctgcaacaTTGAGAaacacttcttcgcttgtttaagctttgcacttgtacgcaaccatgcttttgctatcttttaggccttgaaacgcgcaccaagttcgcttcccgagtcactacatgtcaaatcctatgccaagcactcggggacggattcggctcgatttccgctgaattcttcacatttctgcaatattacacaaaaacacgaaagtagacggaaaaagGGAATATAGTAGAATAACCTACACATTTGAGCTCTCAAATGTGTGTAAAAGAGGGTggaaaacatcatattttagatacgcatcaaacttccccaaaccaaacccttgcttgtccccaagcaagaactagactcgatcctaggacctaatggaacgagttcaatctcagagcgaaatgcaactataaagcctaaaccagtttaatgcaacaactaacaatcaattagcaatatgaatcatgcaaacgagttatgtagtcgttaaaaactgctgaaccgtcaactatagagacttatcattatggactctcacgggtcacacatatcacacataagcacaggtgaatatatgtaaaagatagaaagaagtaattttgtaatgacactcacctaactacgacctataaaaacatgcctgcaatccaatatgaaaataatctctacaaccgtacatatgcattccaaccattaaagaccattgacacatgccgaggatacaatttggatatgtgaggctatgggtaagaaggggctaagacgaatttggtAAAAACAGAGTTATAAGCCAAACTAGTAACTatgggaaccaaattaataaatcattccaacttcttgctcaagattaaacgatagaacggtgctaatagtaagcacaaatctcacattctccatacaaacttaattccccaaatgatattaAATTGCGACATGGgaatataaaatcaccaactaatgaagattcaatcatgtgatatttttttcttttttctttctttcaacttTTCCTTTCTCATCTTTCCAAtatcatctcaataagagcatatgcaactaaaaatgaagtaacaatcccaaaaacttaaaactactagcttgacaagggcaggctaaatataggatgtagttaataggacaaaaaggctatttctggcagtgtgaagcttatgggaaaaatgaataaaggggtgacctcttccataTGTGTCAAcataccacaaaccgaatgcatacaggtattaagcagattaagttcatatttatgcatattgatataacatgtctcataaggagtactactcacaatcctagataaatcggtcatgaatgtcaccagttataaggctctaaaactcagaatataatgtactttgccaaaaatctaagtcaagtctcaagattcagcgaataaattaacgaaaactcgtagactatgcaaatgattctactaataacatgttaatttagcacggcttaggcgtaaacagatgaaaatgcaatgtcatcattgaaatactatcgttccgactcaacctatatgctaaaataaacatgcattttttgaaatttttcaatttttttgaatttttgtgtatataagaggaaaataaacaacaatgcaagacaaaaatgtaaacgtgaatgcaaaacagaatggatgcaacgcaaaacccttccccaaaccaaatcacacaatgccctcattgtgcaaaatcatatgagaaaataatcaagggaaatgggaatttgcgataatattaactaaaaagacatgaagttaaactcagaaactcacaagacttcaagtgcgcaaaaggaaacctccccaaaccagcgtgcgctaggaggtttcagtagccagcagtgctaccctAAGTACCTGAAAGGACAGAAAATACCGTGCATTATCGGAGAAAACAaagttgaagcggtaattatgtgcaaagaatTAAGCTGAAGAAAGCGATAGAtgaatgaaaaggaaagaaaataaggagaaaactCCCTAAAACTCCCTTTCGTgctccgcaaaacgaccaaacacaaagcgggggaatgatcgaaaacagtgcaaagggaagcggtcgatcgaccacacaggcggtcgatcgaccaggtcaTCTCAAACAGCTCCTCCTGTAGCtgcggtggtcgatcgatcgaccacacgcgcgatcgatcgaccgatatacctGACGAGGACAGtgctttcttcgaattaactcaaataGCGTGAGTCAATATGGTCTAACAACCTGAAAATGCACATAAtacagcgcccaaaattgcgctaaacccaaatgtaaagtctatagcctaaataaatcctaagcaaaccaaattaaagcgaagtctcgcgcacaccaaaAAAACAGTAAATAGTCTAAAATGGAATAAATAGTCTTAAAGTGGTTTATAAAACTAGATAGATCAACGGAagctgcggaaaatctccgaccaaggcttttGACTATATGAAGTACCCTCCGCAATGCTAATCTCAGCAGCTGGACTCCACTCCACTCCTTCATCTAGAATACTCAACGGGTCATCAACGGCTCTAGCGACTTCCCAAGCTCTTGGATCGTCCGGCTCATCAAACTCCAAGCCGTAATCCGACACTTTcctcggctcttccttccccaaaccagttcctgcaacAGTAAAAACAGAAGAGCTTTCCTCCAtcgtgctcccaatctggggcatAAGTGTTAGAGCAGGAATAAGCACAGGGGTAAGAGGTGGAGTATCATCGAATTTGCTCGACAAATTAGCAacttgattagccactaaaattgCCAACCGATTTTCAAAATTCTTATCAGATTCAATCCTAGCTTCTTCCATTTTTATAACTTGAACCAAGAGAGTTTGAACTACCTTTCTCAATTCCGCAGTTTCATTTGTAGCATTCTCTAGCTTTTCGAACCTGGCATTAATGGAAGCTTCTAGTGCCACAATAGCATTCATTTCAATACTCGGTTTTCGCAAATTCCCACGCGAACTTCTCATCTATCaagagtactcaagccttcctcctGAAATGATTCTTCTAAAAGTCTCTGTCTAGCGCAAGGTGACCTGcgtataagaagaaactacaagaagaaGATAAGGACTGCCtcaaggaacggatgttccttgagaccaaaataaactaaaattaaacaactaaatattaaacaattgcctccccggcaacgacgccaaaatttgataccgtcgtttagtataaaaaataaaatttataataccgactactactatagatagtggtagCACGgttcgatccgcagggaggtagggaatttaTAGTTGATCTAAATTTTAGTCTAAGGAAGTTGGGGGTTTTGGATTTTGAACTATATCTAAATGGGATTAAAAATAAATATAACTAAAATGCAAATAAACAAggcaaaaaaaaaagatgattgttaactaaaattaaaagaatgctaagacgttTGGTTCACTGTAGCTGTGACAacggtatctaagtaagtctgataaatcacgataggtggacaaataagaagtcctctcggtccaacttaacaagtagcgcctctcagcctatgctactggtccctaggtctcactaatactagctctcgccctgaaaagtgattcccaatgcctaaattacttatctctCAATCTTAGCGTAATCTAGtcgtttcaattggtagtctatttcctttccctatctttcgatcttctgggttggtcaattcctcagtatttaacaagtctcctctcggtctcgttatcaaatattacaattaaaacattgaaatgGTGCTAATCTATCgcacgtcagtcgatcgactagctaagccagtcgatcgaccaaggtccgACATCAAGTTTTTTAATCTACGTCGTCTTCGTTGCAGATCCCCTCACACCTTAGCACGGGgtaattagctacgcatatttaATCTAACTACAACTACGAGATTGATAATAACGATAAAAGGGTGCATAATTGAAGTAATTAAATGATAGAATTGCATAAATTAAAACTAGAGCTATAGGAACTAACTACTAATTCCAtactaatgacggaattaaagtaaaataaactgaaattaggaagAATAATACCGAAATAAGAAAGGCAGGAACTGAATCCGAATGCTAAAGATAACTTTATTGGTAAAACTAAACTAATTGAAATCCGATGTAAAACTAAACTAATCTACCGTTCTTCTCTCATGCCAGAGAGACCTCCCCCAAACTGATGAATGATATTTTGTTTTTATAGAGAAGTCccgtaacttattcctaaacctaattacaagtgggcttcggAATTATAATTTTAATTTGCACGTCAGAGTCGTGGGGTGGCCGATCGACCACGAGaccatcgatcgaccaagggtgttgtCTGAATGCATTCGTTACGCGACGAATTCTACGgtagcgcaccgatcttaaaacagctaccatttcttcgttacttggtcaaatcaggtgttctatgcggcgttggaaagctaagaggataagatttcacctccaagtAGAATCaatcgattatctgctctagaactcaagatatagccatctgaataaggttGCAATGttgagaagcacttcttcgcttgtttaagctttgcacttgtacgcaaccatgcttttgctatcttttaggccttgaaacgcgcaccaagttcacttCCCGAGTCACTaattcatgtcaaatcctatgccaagcactttgggacggattcggctcgatttccgctgaattcttcacatttctgcaatattacacaaaaacacgaaagtagtcggaaaaagggaatatagtagaataaactacacatttgagttttgaaatgcgtgtaaaagagggtggaaaacatcatattttagacacgcatcaatgatgtctacaaagcaagGTTAGTGGCGAAAGGTTTTACCCAAATTcgtggtttacactatgatgaaaatTTTGCCCCCGTGGCCATGCTTAGATCTATTcggattatgttagcgattgccgcatttcatgattataaaatatggcaaatgaatgtcaaaaccgccttcctaaatgggtatttagaggaggaagtgTACAAATTGCAATcagagggttttgtaaatccgaaaaatcctaacaaagtatgcaagtttaagcgatccatttatggtcttaagcaagcattaagaagttggaatcatcatttcaatcatgtgataaaagagaatggtttcactcgaagtgttgaggaaccgtgtttatacatgaaaatcAGTGGCAGCAATGTTGTCTTCCTCatcttgtatgtggatgacatactactcattgtaAATGATATACCTATGCTTACCTCTGTCAAGGGGTGAttgggaaatcatttccagatgaaagatttaggagaagcacaacgcatattaggtatccgaatctatagagaTAAATAGAAAAGGATATTGACATTAATTCAAGAattttatgttgataagattcttcgacgtttcaacatggaaaaatccaaaaggggtttgattCCAATGGGTAGTGGAATTaccttgagcaagtctcagtcacccactgagcctgaagatgttgaacgcatgacattgatcccttatgcttccgctgttggattaatcatgtatgccatgatatgcactcgtcccgatgtttcatatgctttaagcatgacaagtagatatcaagccaAGCCAGGTGAGATTCACTGGGTAGCCGTCAAGAGTATCCTTAAGTacatgagaagaactaaggatttaTTCTTGGTGTTTAGAGGTGATACCGAGCTAAGTGTGAAGGGTTACATCGACTCGAGCTTCCAAACTGACAGGGATGACTTGAAGTCCCAGGCTGGCTTTGTTTTTATGATCAATGGTAGTGCCTTTagttggagaagtttcaaagaaccaGTTGTTGCGGATTCTACAATGGAGcttgagtacattgcagcatctgaagctgccaaggaagttgTATGGATTAGGCAGTTATTAGAAGGACTAAGGGTAGTCCCTTCCGCCAAACATCTTATCACActttattgtgataatagagaGGCCATCTTTCAAGGTAACgaacccaagtctagcaacaagtctagacatgtacccaGAAAATTTCATATGATTAGGGATtatattgaaaggaaggaaatagagatttgtaaggttgggacagatcaTAATATTCCTGATCCTCTAACCAAGACTCTACCACTGGCTACGCATGACCGACATGTAGTTTTCATGGGTCTTAAGCGTATGCctaatttgtattagattatgagatatgaattaataatattgtattgattattcatatatgataatcgcatttatcgtttgagttttatattaaactcttttatacttattttattactttgttttatccaaataggttgttgagacaatattgaaccctattaaagtaaactgtattaacatagtaattgcccctagttacttatatgaggtgacgtctctaagtgactagagtgtgagtcgattgatggcaagtttaagtgtcatagggtcataagagatgactagtcgatcacatagacagactgtgaggaacactctgtcaggctatgaccgcttatagagttctggtaattcatatagtctggtcgtggcgagagctactatagtattcttttggatcaattctttgactagagactgttcgcccaggttggcactgtaacacccccatactccaagtgccttaccaggaccacccaggtataaagatgttaccatctcggttccccgaagcaatgataatcataagacaataacgaaacaacatttaaatagtataagtttagtgaaaaagattcaatccaaaaccaaaatacggttacatgttctcaaaaccaactgtctactcaactaaatgaaatgtctaataaactactcaggctacagcggaagactctatcatctgagagtggcacatcccagctatcccatgtaactcgactcatacctgctcaacaactgctcaccatccccgaatggatcaccacagtttttaaaacaataaacggggtcagtattaatcacacaatttatataatctaacaacacaacaatcaacacagctcaaacatcacagatatactccgaactccatcacaactccacaatactgactacacacgaaagtgtgtagccctgccaaagtgcccatcgcaacaggtcactccacgccgtcagtgggggaccgcaaccgttcccacctaatccccgctcatttccgtcgagcgataaacccaaatccattaatgtgcacatcccttcagtggcgggttccacagaaggtgaataatgggcgtgaagacactcccgcaagtaactccactcagccagggacgcgccccgaagaacacagacagatacaaacaatcacaactactacacagcaaacaaaaccaacaaccgtcacaatactcgtatgataacaatcaacaatcacaaatcaccaccaacacattatgggactaatactgagtagagaaactCTACCtagaaagcaacacagtcagacgatctcaacagctgttatcaaaaggcctcttctacgaatcctcctcctaacatacaatcatacaattactaccaatcaagaaacacaacaaaatccccaaatccccaagttagggtttaactaactttaacgaaataccataaaaacagcacgtagatcttaccctagacgcaaggatcacaaaggtgtaaagaaagCTAAATTCCGACctttcaagctccgggatttgccaataatgcgattgatgcgaagaacgtagattgttttctcttttgaaagtaattaggtttgtaaaggtgtattaagaaagtgacggaagtgtttatatattaaatcgcattattaacaaaacccgacaaatcatccccccgtaaaccggctactcgatcgagtaactgacatactcgatcgagtgtcgcctactcgatcgagtatcaagactactcgatcgagtacccaacaggtcagaaactgttttaaatcgtaaaacacccttactcgacagagtaaggccgactcgatagagtacctagaggctcataaaaccgtagtattacaggcacagtttctgagtgactttaaattatgctctacgattttcgtaaatgaggtctaaCGGACatcttttgggttatgatgagatGTCGCTaagcaaagggaatagtgcgataggaattgtccactcccTTGTCATGGTTATTTAATAATCTCAGTGCCACTCGaagagtagtgaactgaaaatgcgtggccacgcttggaaggtatctACCGTAcataatttcggtcagacagttactctccagatcgaggaaaccactcttgatatgatcacttgcaagaacgacctgcaatACACCTTGCTTTGAGTGGGAGACTGTAATAAGAcaaaagaattggtgacgcacacttgtctcggacaagtgggagattgttagagtatgtatcctcgacaatagtgcgatcacattattaaaactcatgataagaatacatgaaaggatgattcatatttatacgtcaactgatcaacattaatcggtaatgattggctgactagagtttggcattactgtcatttgacggtggtaGTCAGtttatcccttaaggtcacacttaaaggacaattcccttaatagataaattaattaattgtatcatgatacagattaattaattccttaaaaattgaacaatttatatatgtgagtgagaatatgaatcttattgtaattcgattaaatgagattcgttttagtaaataaaatgttttatattactaaaattttgtttatgaaacaattaaattaagaatgattggttaattataattataatttgttgtagattatattaacatgaaccattttatatacttgtaatcatgaattactactcaattgttatatataattcaataattgtattaatatatgtaatgatatttaattgttaaatatgcattaatattattaataacatgttacatgttacacattatatgacaaagtgacaattgacaaaaataaaatggactccatattatataAAGGAGCCGGGTTTTAGAAGGTAAATGGGGTGAGAtggttaattattttatattttggaaaacacaatgattaacttCTTAACCTAATCTACACCCTAGTTCTTTTGATAAGAACAATCCTAAAAGTtaaagggcatgcattgggtccttAGACCACCCCCTACCTACCGGTTTTCCCCCTCTTCACTTGATAAGAATTGTTCTTGTTTTCTCATATATTCATATTTAGATGATTTACTTCTTGCttctctctttatctctctaaaataagttttagaaaaatattgttcaaaatcttatatttagattactaaaagtagtaatagaaataataataagattaatattaagGTTTCTAatttatatatctagttaatatatttattagaattaaggggttgtcttggtgccatcaagaggagaatcACTAATATtagagttttggaggatcatcctttaaacggtagctcaagaacaagtgtaggaaggagtcctcacttgtgcccttAGATCGATTTTCCCTAATGTAAGGAAAAATTTTCTTACTCTTCTTTTATATAaggttatgcatgcactagatcaacaTCTAATTTATGAGAAATTTAGATctataattaaagagtttaatttgagggttatACAATTCTTTCATATTGGAACTGACCCTTTTATGTTTTCAAATATatgtggtgaaccatatgatattttcgatcatatggggagcagctTGATTGGCAGGTTTGATGTATTCGGCTTGATACTCGGAGGCATGGAGGACGTCATCACTTAGTGGTCATCGCCTAGTTTCGTTTAAGTCTTTATACATCACTTTTAGTTAccttaaactttttttttttgacagcataAGGAGAATAACTTACAATGTTACAAAGTAAGCTACTCGACTAAGTAGCACCAGAAATCCGACAACTAAATCTAGCACCACAAAGCCATACCTAATGGTTACATAATCATTATTTAAACCTAAAACAACAGCATTAAGATAAACTAGATCGCTGAAGGGACGGAAAAGGACGGAGGATTGGCCATGA contains:
- the LOC141588445 gene encoding secreted RxLR effector protein 161-like — translated: MTSRYQAKPGEIHWVAVKSILKYMRRTKDLFLVFRGDTELSVKGYIDSSFQTDRDDLKSQAGFVFMINGSAFSWRSFKEPVVADSTMELEYIAASEAAKEVVWIRQLLEGLRVVPSAKHLITLYCDNREAIFQGNEPKSSNKSRHVPRKFHMIRDYIERKEIEICKVGTDHNIPDPLTKTLPLATHDRHVVFMGLKRMPNLY